From Xiphophorus hellerii strain 12219 chromosome 6, Xiphophorus_hellerii-4.1, whole genome shotgun sequence, the proteins below share one genomic window:
- the LOC116720963 gene encoding inner ear-specific collagen: MQLIFLNGLQETTMSNSDRKMLSSVLGLSVLFSACSAMLLPNMTSNLVQKGQQPEEEGSSYDPNTSRWPETGKNHSSVPDPQWPLETRSGPIWPPSENMTNYADGLRMLATSSPLLPEPDTSICDILFSQPVPPSIDQIPFFCVCSYCKGTVGPKGDRGDRGPPGEPGSPGMRGMMGFKGYRGFTGPQGTKGQKGDSGEKGQSGPAGFTGTKGDRGFKGEKGDQGLSGPPGAQGPQGEMGTCPASCESAPGAPGLPGLPGPVGARGLPGVQGIVGATGVKGDKGDTGVAGNPGVNGQKGDHGEQGICDCKNGTDGTKGAPGEKGSKGDKGDAGSQGIQGSTGLKGDQGNMGVMGPPGPCSPAIQSAFSACINQSFPAANWPVAFPDILTNEQRHFDPSMGIYTAPINGTYVFSFHLATNQKPLKVGLFRNFYPVARVTEASSQTTASHTVVLHLSRGDQVWMQVKDSLTNGMFTDSESKSTFSGFLLHPDSCDMPMGRDFSPPPPSGGFSWDGHGGHHTTLRP; the protein is encoded by the exons ATGCAGCTCATCTTCCTAAACGGCCTGCAGGAGACGACGATGTCCAACTCAGACAGGAAG ATGTTGTCCAGCGTTCTGGGTCTCTCAGTCCTGTTCTCCGCCTGTTCCGCCATGTTGCTCCCTAACATGACCAGTAACCTGGTCCAAAAAGGACAACAACCAGAAGAGGAAGGCTCCTCCTACGACCCCAACACCTCACGCTGGCCTGAAACCGGCAAGAACCACTCTTCGGTTCCGGACCCTCAGTGGCCGCTGGAGACCCGCAGCGGGCCCATCTGGCCCCCCAGCGAGAACATGACCAACTACGCTGACGGGCTGCGGATGTTGGCCACCAGCTCGCCTCTGCTTCCAGAACCAGACACGTCCATCTGTGACATTCTGTTCAGCCAGCCGGTTCCGCCGTCCATCGACCAGATCCCCTTCTTCTGCGTCTGCTCCTACTGCAAAGGAACCGTGGGGCCCAAAGGAGACCGTGGAGACCGGGGGCCTCCAG GTGAACCTGGAAGTCCTGGAATGAGAGGGATGATGGGATTCAAAGGCTACCGAGGATTCACCGGCCCCCAGGGCACAAAGG GTCAGAAAGGAGATTCAGGAGAGAAAGGTCAGAGCGGTCCAGCTGGATTCACCGGAACGAAGGGCGATCGAGGATTCAAAG gggAGAAAGGAGACCAGGGCCTGAGCGGACCTCCAGGTGCTCAGGGTCCCCAGGGAGAGATGGGCACCTGCCCCGCCTCCTGCGAGAGTGCCCCGGGTGCACCGGGTCTGCCGGGGCTCCCGGGGCCAGTGGGGGCCCGGGGCCTGCCCGGGGTGCAGGGCATTGTGGGAGCTACAGGTGTGAAGGGCGATAAGGGAGATACAGGAGTGGCAGGGAATCCCGGTGTGAATGGTCAGAAGGGAGATCATGGTGAACAGGGGATCTGTGACTGCAAGAACGGGACGGACGGCACCAAAGGGGCCCCAGGGGAAAAGGGCAGCAAAGGAGACAAAGGCGATGCTGGTTCACAAGGCATTCAGGGCTCCACAGGTTTGAAGGGAGATCAGGGTAACATGGGTGTCATGGGTCCCCCCGGCCCCTGCTCCCCGGCCATCCAATCAGCTTTCTCCGCATGCATCAACCAGTCGTTCCCCGCTGCCAACTGGCCGGTTGCGTTCCCTGACATCCTGACCAACGAGCAAAGGCACTTCGACCCGAGCATGGGCATATACACGGCGCCCATCAACGGCACCTACGTTTTCTCCTTCCACCTGGCGACCAATCAGAAGCCGCTGAAGGTCGGCCTGTTCCGAAACTTCTACCCGGTAGCCAGGGTAACGGAGGCGTCGAGCCAGACCACCGCCAGCCACACGGTCGTCCTGCACCTGAGCAGAGGAGACCAGGTGTGGATGCAGGTGAAGGACTCGCTAACTAACGGCATGTTCACCGACAGCGAAAGCAAAAGCACGTTCTCCGGTTTCCTGCTGCACCCCGACTCCTGCGACATGCCGATGGGCAGAGACTTCAGCCCTCCACCGCCCTCTGGTGGCTTCTCCTGGGACGGGCATGGTGGCCATCACACCACTTTGCGGCCTTAG
- the proca gene encoding vitamin K-dependent protein C, whose amino-acid sequence MEAKTRSVFGLLLCVALWSAAALSLSVFSDPPSAHMLLRSRRANSFLEELKPPSKERECVEEKCDFEEAREIFQTREATLDFWTVYTDGNQCQSHMCVHGDCVDQHQDYKCLCYHGYEGRYCQYNVTASNCSVDNGDCDHECSESDGGARRSCSCLNGYKLDDDSRKCSPKSTSSCGQILIDRSEYSEPVDGLLPWTLGGEVGKKGENPWQVLVLNARGQFHCGGVLIDENWVLTAAHCLENNFRFSVRLGDYERMRNEGTEVLLRVTKTFKHPKYNSRMVDNDIALMRLQSPAPFSKYIVPACLPGRALAEKVLHLNGTTTVVTGWGKDDSGKYSSALNVIKVPLVNHTFCSQQMFPHEITNNVLCAGILGQKIDACEGDSGGPMVTLYRGTWFLVGLVSWGERCGMVDKLGIYTKVSNYNEWITQVQEEWDRGVHPQ is encoded by the exons ATGGAGGCCAAGACTCGCTCCGTGTTCGGCCTGCTGCTCTGCGTCGCTCTGTGGTCGGCTGCAGCCCTCAGCCTGTCAG TGTTCTCCGACCCGCCCTCGGCCCACATGCTGCTCCGGTCCCGCCGGGCCAACAGCTtcctggaggagctgaagcCGCCCTCCAAGGAGCGCGAATGTGTGGAGGAGAAATGTGACTTTGAGGAGGCCAGAGAGATTTTCCAGACCCGGGAGGCGACA ctggATTTCTGGACCGTGTACACCG ATGGGAACCAGTGTCAGTCCCACATGTGTGTCCATGGAGACTGCGTGGATCAGCACCAGGACTACAAGTGCCTCTGTTACCATGGATACGAGGGCAGATACTGCCAATACA ATGTAACAGCCTCAAACTGCTCTGTGGACAACGGCGACTGCGACCATGAATGCTCCGAGAGCGACGGCGGCGCGCGGCGCAGCTGCAGCTGCCTGAACGGATACAAACTGGACGACGACTCCAGGAAATGCAGCCCGAAAA GTACCTCGTCTTGTGGTCAGATTCTGATCGACAGGTCGGAGTACAGCGAGCCGGTGGACGGCCTGCTGCCCTGGACGCTCGGAGGGGAGGTGGGCAAGAAGGGGGAGAATCCCTGGCAG GTGCTGGTGCTGAATGCCAGAGGGCAGTTTCACTGCGGAGGGGTTCTTATTGATGAAAACTGGGTCCTGACTGCTGCCCACTGCCTGGAAAACAACTTCAGGTTCAGCGTACGACTGG GTGACTACGAGCGAATGAGAAATGAAGGCACAGAGGTTTTGCTTAGAGTCACCAAAACCTTCAAACATCCCAAGTACAACTCCAGGATGGTGGACAACGACATCGCCCTGATGCGTCTGCAGTCGCCCGCCCCGTTCTCCAAATACATCGTCCCCGCCTGCTTACCTGGCCGCGCCTTGGCCGAGAAGGTGCTCCACCTGAACGGCACCACCACTGTGGTGACGGGCTGGGGTAAAGATGACAGCGGGAAGTACAGCTCAGCGCTCAACGTCATCAAAGTCCCGCTGGTTAATCACACCTTTTGCAGCCAGCAGATGTTTCCCCATGAAATCACCAACAACGTCCTCTGTGCCGGGATCCTGGGTCAGAAAATCGACGCCTGTGAGGGGGACAGCGGGGGGCCGATGGTCACTCTGTACCGGGGCACCTGGTTCCTGGTCGGCCTCGTGTCGTGGGGCGAGCGCTGTGGCATGGTGGACAAGTTGGGCATCTACACCAAGGTGTCCAACTACAACGAGTGGATCACTCAGGTACAGGAGGAATGGGACCGAGGAGTTCATCCTCAGTAA
- the dusp28 gene encoding dual specificity phosphatase 28, producing MLQLCKVTKALFISNARSACSDDLIQQEAVTLCINVSKQQPFPTSSGVTRMQIPVYDDPGEDLYRHFDRCADAIQKEANRGGRSVVYCKNGRSRSATICMAYLMKHRRMTLAEAVQRVKTARHVVDPNPGFMSQLQRYEEELRKRRGAS from the exons ATGCTGCAGCTGTGTAAAGTCACCAAGGCTCTGTTCATCAGCAACGCCCGCTCAGCCTGCAGCGACGACCTCATCCAGCAGGAGGCGGTGACGCTCTGCATCAATGTGTCCAAGCAGCAGCCGTTCCCGACCAGCAGCGGCGTCACCAGGATGCAGATCCCCGTCTACGACGACCCCGGCGAGGATCTGTACCGCCACTTTGACCGCTGCGCCGACGCCATCCAGAAGGAGGCCAACCGCGGCGGACGCAGCGTGGTCTACTGCAAGAACGGACGCAGCCGCTCGGCCACCATCTGCATGGCCTACCTGATGAAGCACCGCAGGATGACGCTGGCGGAGGCCGTACAG AGGGTGAAAACGGCTCGGCACGTCGTGGATCCGAACCCCGGCTTCATGTCTCAGCTGCAGCGATACGAGGaggagctgaggaagaggagaggagcgTCCTGA